The nucleotide window GCGGCTTTCGCCGGATCCCAAATGTCCTGCAACACTGCGCTGGCGCGCAGCATGATCGGCATCATCAGGCCGTACATGAAGCCGGTCTGGTGTGCCATCGGCGACGCCATCAGGATCACGTCGGACTCGCGAAGCGCGAGCCGCTGCGCGTAAGGCACGATATTGGCCATCAGCGTATTGGCGCTGTGCATCACGCCCTTCGGCTCGCCGGTGGTGCCGGAGGTGTAAATCAGTTGTGTGATGTCGTCCGGGGAGGGCCGGCTGCGGCTCAGGATCGCGGCGGCGTTCGCTTCCTTTTCCCACTCGGGCGTCGTCAGCAGCGTGTCGAAATCATCCGCGCCGCCGCCATCGACGACTACGATGGTCCGAAGCGCTGGCAGGTCGGGCTGCAGGCCGCGCGCCATGGCTTCATGATCGAAGCCACGGAAGCTCTTCGGCACCACCAGTACCTTGGCTTCGCCGTGCTTCAGCATGAACGACAGTTCGCGCTCGCGGAAGATCGGCATCAGCGGGTTGAGCACCGCGCCGATCCGCGAGCAGGCGAGATATAGCACGGTGAACTGCCACCAGTTCGGCAGTTGCATCGCCACGACGTCGCCGCGGCCAATGCCGAGCCGGCTGAGGCCAACCGCGACGCGATCGGCCAGCGTCGCAAGCTCACGGTAGCTGAAGCGGCGCACCGCGCCGCCGTCGAGCCGGACCGCGGTCAGTGCGACCTTGTCGGGGCAATGCGCCACGCAGGCGTCGAGATCGTCATTGATGGTGCGGTCGTGCCACAGGCCGGCGGCGATGCTCGCGGCGCGGCGTGGCGGCAGCAGAACAGCGTCGAACTCCATGTTTCCCCCGGAATAGTTATTAGTTATGAATGCAGAGTGTCTCGGCGGCACCTCCGCTCAGGCCGGCACTGCGGCGCGGCCGGCACGGTGGCGCGCGATGATCGTCTTCATGATCTGCGCGGTGCCGTCGCCGATCTGAAAGCCGAGCACGTCGCGCAGCCGCTGCTCCATCGGGCCGCGGTCATAGCCGCCGTGGCCGTGCATCAGCAGACATTGATGGATCACGTCGTAAGCGAGTTTCGGCGCCCACCATTTGCACATTGCTGCCTCGGCACTGTGCGGCGCGCCGTGGTCCTTCAGCCACAGCGCCTGCAGGCAGAGCAGTCGCGCGGCCTCGACCTGGGTGTCGAGGTCGGCGAGCGGATGCGACACGCCCTGAAACGCCGACAGCGGTTTGCCGAACGCCTGCCGCTCGGCGACGTGCGCCCAGGTTTCCTCGAGCGCGACGCGCGCGACTGCGAGCACTTGCAGGCCGATCAGTGCGCGCGAGAAGTCGAAGCCCTGCATCACCTGGACGAAGCCTTTGTTCTCGTCGCCAAGCCGATGCGCGGCCGGGACGCGCACGTTCTCGAAGAACAGCGAGCCGCGGCCGATCGCGCGCTGGCCGTGGCAGTCGAACCTGTTGCGGGTGATGCCGGGCAGGTCCATCGGGATCAGCAGTGCGGTGACGCCGTGAGCGCCGGACTCGATCGAGCCGGTGCGGCCGAACACCACCGCGGCGTCGGCCTGATCGGCGGCGGAAATCGAGGTCTTCTCGCCATTGACGATGTAGTCGTCGCCGTCGCGCTCGATCCGCAGCCGCAGGTTCGCCGCATCCGAGCCGCCGCGCGGTTCGGTCAGCGCGATCGCGAACAGCGCGTCGCCTGCGATCAGCTTCGTCAGCCACGGCTGCACGATCTCGCGCTGGCCGTGCTGCGATAGGATCTGCCCGTTCAGCGAGGCGAGCAGATTGACGTAGGACATGCTGAGGTCGGCGCGCGCGATCTCCTCGTGGATCACGCCGGCCGCGAGGCTGCCCATGCCGAGCCCGCCGCAAGCTTCCGGCAGTTCGGGCGCGATGAAGCCCATCTCGCCCATCGCCTTCATCAAGCCGCGGTCGAGCACCCGGGTCCGGTCGCGCTCCTGAAATCCCGGCGCGACCTGCTCGGCAGCGAACCGCCGCGCCTGCCCGGTCAGCGCCACGAGGTCTTCGTTCAGATATGGATTCATGCCTCGCCCTCCTCGAGAATTGGGACGCCGGGCGTTGCCGGCGCCGTTCGTCGGCGGGAGAGCGGTTATTTGATGTACTTGCGGAATTCGGGCTTACGCTTCTCCTGCAGCGCCTTGACGCCTTCGCGCGATTCCTCTGTGTCGTAATAGAGCTTCAGCGCGTACATCCCCATGCCGGCGATCCCGGCTTGATGGGCGGTGTCCATGTTGAAGCTGCGCTTGGCGATGGCGAGTGCGGTCGGCGACCGCTCGCACAGTTCCTCGCCCCATTTCTGCACTTCGGCGTCGAGCTCTTCGTGCGGCACGCAGAGATTGGCGAGGCCCATCGCTTCGGCTTCCTTGCCGGAGTAGCGCTTGCACATGTACCAGATCTCGCGCGCCTTCTTCTCGCCGACGACGCGGGCCAGGAACGCGGTGCCGTAGCCCGGATCGACCGAGCCCATCTTCGGGCCGACCTGGCCGAAGATCGCCTTGTCCGAGCAGATCGTCAGATCGCAGATCGTCGCCAGCACATTGCCGCCGCCGATCGCATAGCCCTGGACGCGGGCGATCACCGGCTTGGGCACGTCGCGGATCGCAGTGTGCAGTTCTTCCATCGGCAGCCCGACGGTGCCGCGGCCATCGTAATTGCCGTCGTGGGTGGACTGATCGCCGCCGGTGCAGAAGGCGCGGTCGCCGGCGCCGGCCAGTACGATCGCCCCGACGTCCTTGTCGTAGCCGGCCTTGTACAGCGCCTTGATCAGCTCGTCGCAGGTGGTGCCGCGGAACGCATTCATCTTGTCCGGACGGTTGATGATGATCCACGCCACGCCGTTGCGGATCTCATAGATCAGGTCTTCGAACTGCATCGGAATCCTCCCGTTATTGTTGATTGGGCTCAGCCGTTCATCGTCAGGCCGCCGGAGACGCTCAGCACCTGGCCGGTGATGAAGCCGGCGTCGTCGCTACCGAAGAACGCGATCGCGCCGGCGAGATCGTCCGGCTTGCCGAGCCGGCCGAGCGGGATCGCCTTGGTGAAGGCCTCGATCAGCTTCTCCGGATTGGCGGCGCCGGAGGTCACGCCGGCAAGCAGCGCGGTGTCGGTCGGTCCCGGGCAGACGACGTTGACGGTGATGCCGTGGCGGGCGTGTTCGCGTGCCAAGGTCTTGGAGAATGCGACGAGGCCGCCTTTGCAGGCGGCGTACACCGCTTCGCCCGACGAGCCGACGCGCGCTGCATCAGAGGCGATGTTGACGATGCGGCCGTAGCGCCGCTCGACCATGCCGGGCAGCACCGCATGATGCATGTGCAGCGCGCCGGTGAGGTTGATGGCGATCAGCCGTTCCCATTCGCCGGGCTCGGTCTTGGTGAACGGCTTGAAGATGTCCCAGCCGGCGTTGTTGACCAGAATGTCCACCGGCCCCAGTTTGTCCGTCGTCGTCGCGATAGCGGTGTCGACACTTTTGCGGTCGGCGATATCGCAGCGGATCGCTTCCGCCGTGCCGCCTGCGGCGCGGATCTCGCCGGCGATTTTCTCGGCTGCGTCGAGATTGAGGTCGAGTACCGCGACCTTGACACCGTCCTGCGCAAACCGGCGACACGTCGCCCCGCCGATGCCGCCGCCGCCACCCGTGATCACCGCCGTCTTGTTCTGCAGCCGCGCCATCCTCGCTCGCTCCTCTTTGATTCTGATCTCTTTTCCCCAGAAAGCCCGCGATCGAAGCTGGCAACTAGGACAATATATTGTTATATCTAGCCGGCGTTCCGAAGATGCGTCAAGATCGTCTATGATGGCAGAGAAGCAATCGAGTGCCGATAATGCTGCGGATGCGAAGATGGAGCTGGCCAACCGGCTGTTCTTCCGCCTCTATCAATGCGCAAATATGTTGCATAAAACCGGCACGCGGGCGGTCGAGGCCGAGGGACTGACGACGCAGCAATGGGCGGTGCTGGGCGCGTTGTCGCGGCCAGCCGCGGCGAGCGGCATGAGCATCGGCGATCTGGCGCGCTATCTGATGGTTAGCCGGCAGAACCTCACCGGCCTGATCGGCCGGATGGAGCGCGACGGCCATGTCGCAGTCCTGCCGGACGAGCGCGACCGCCGCTCACGGCTGGTGACGATGACCAAGTCCGGTCGCCACGTCTGGGAGGTGCTCGCGCAGCCGAAGATCCGTGCCTATTACGGCGAAGTGCTCGGCGATTTCTCGATCAACGACGTCACCCACACGCTGCACTACCTGCTCAAGATCCTCGACAACATGAAGCGTCTCGACGATGGCGCTGTGGGCGAAGCGGCGACGGAACTGGAATGACTTTGGTCAAGGCGCGCGGGCGTCATCCAACGTCTATCGGGCGGAAGCGATAACAAGACGAGGGGGCGGAGGCGATGAAGGCGGCATTCATGACCGGTCACGGCGGCAACGAGGTGATCGAGGTCGGCGATCGCCCGATGCCGCAGCGCCGCCCTGGTGAAGTGCTGGTGCGGATGCGCGCTGCGACCGTCAACCGCGTCGACCTCTACATGCGCGACAGCGGCGCCGGCATCACCCACAGCCTGCCGCAGATCATGGGGGTGGATGGGGCCGGCGTGATCGAGGAGGCGGACATGCCGGAGCTGATCGGGCGGCGGGTGACGCTGTATCCGGGCATCGTCTGCGGCACTTGCGAATTCTGCCGCCGCGGCGAGCCGGTGCTGTGCGCCAAGATGAGCCTGCTCGGCGAGCATCGCGACGGCACCATGGCCGAGTATGTCTGCGTGCCGGCCGGAAATGCACTGCCGATCCCTGACCGGCTCGATTTCGCCCAGGCAGCTGCGCTCGGCGTGAACTATCTCACGGCGTGGCGGATGCTGTTCACCAAGGCGAAGCTGCAACCGGGCGAAACCGTGCTGGTATTCGGGGTTGGTGGCGGCGTGTCGCTCGCGGCGATGCAGATTGCTGCGGCCGCCGGCGCCCATGTGCTGGCGACCTCGCGCAGCGCCGACAAGCTCGCGCGGGCCCGGGCGCTCGGCGCCGATGCGGTTATCGATGCGCCCGCCGATAAGATCCCCGCCGCCGTGATGGACTTGACCGGCGGCCGCGGCGCCGACGTGGTGATCGAGAACATCGGCGGCGCGATGTGGAGTGCGGCGCTGAAATCGCTGGTGCGCGGCGGACGGGTCGCGACCTGCGGTGCCACGATCGGCGATCAGCCGCCGGCCGATCTGCGCCGGGTGTTCATCCGCCAGCTTCAGATCTTCGGCTCGACCCTCGGCAACCCGAGTGAGCTTTCCGAACTGATCGCCTGGTGCGATGCCGGAAAGCTGACGCCGCCGATCGATCTGCGCTATCCGCTCGACGATATCCGCGCCGCATTCGATCATCTCGAATCCGGCAGCCAGTTCGGCAAGATCGCGATCGACATCTGAGATTCATTGCGACGGAGCGCCGTCCGTCGCGTGTCGGCTCTTCCATCGTCAAATTTGATCCGCATCAAATTAATTTTCGCATTCTAATACTAGATTACATTTAAATCGCCGGACCGGAAAATGGCCGGCAGCGCTACCCCGGCAGAGCCGCCGGGCAGGGGAGGACGACCGGCATGCTCGACAGGCCGCATCACACCACGGCGGACATCATCGCCCGTTGCGAGGCGCTGTTCTCCGACCTCAGCTTCACCGCCGCCCGCGAATGGAAGGCCGCAGAGCCCGGCCGCATCGTGGTCGGCTTTCTTCCCTACTACGCTCCCCGCGAACTGGTGCACGCCGCCGGCGGATTGCCGCTCGGGATCTTCGGTGGCGGCGACCAGCTCGAAGTCATCCACGGCGACGCCTACTATCAGAGCTACATCTGCCGAATTCCGCGTTCGACCATCGAGCTCGGCGTCTCCGGCCGGCTCGATTTCGTCGACGGCATGATGTTCCCATCGATCTGCGACGTGATCCGCAATCTGTCGGGGATGTGGAAGCTGATGTTCCCGTCCAAGGGCGCGCGCTACATCGACCTGCCGCACAATTTTGACGACGATCTCGGCGGCGAGTTCTATGTCAGCGAGCTGCGCGAAACTTGCGAATGGCTGTCGAGCCTCACCGGCAAGCCGATCACCTCCGATGCGATCCGCGCCTCGATCGCGGTGTTCAACGACAACCGCCGGCTGGTCCGTGCGCTGTATCAACTGCGCGCCGACGAGCCGTGGAATGTGCCGTCGTCGGAGCTGTATCTGCTGCTCCGCGCCGGCATGGTGATCCCGGTCGAGGAGCACAACCAGATGCTCACCAATTACCTGGCGGCAGTGCGGCTGCAGCAACGGCCGATCAAGGATAATTCGCGCGTGGTGATCTGCGGCATGTTCTGCGAGCAGCCACCGCTGAACCTGATCAAGTCGATCGAGCTGTCCGGCTGCTACATTGTCGACGACGACTTCATTCTGGTGACGCGCTGGGAGAATTCCGACGTCGCGCTCGACGGCGATCCGTTGCGAAATCTCGCTCGCGCCGATCTGCACGATTCCAAATCGACGCCGCCGAAATACGAGCCGGACGAGGCCAAGAAGGGGCTGTATCTGGTCGACAGCGTGCGGAAGAACCGCGCCGAAGGCGTGATCTTCGCCATGACGTCGTTCTGCGATCCCGGCCTGCTGGAGCGACCGATGCTGCAAGCGGTACTGAAGAGCCACGGCATCCCACAGATCGCATTCAAATACGCCGAGAATTCCGGCCAGATGCAGCCGATCCGCGAGCAGGCCGGCACCTTCGCCGATTCGATCAAATTGTGGAGCGGAGCATGACCGTCATCGTCGGACCGAAGACCAAGCCGCCGGAAGCCATCAAGGATGCGTCGATGGCGCGGCAGAAGCAGATGGTCAACGCTCACTACGATCGCCTCGCGAGCGCCAAGGAGCGCGGCGAGAAGGTGGCCGCGACCTTCGTGCCGGGCAATCTCAACGAGCTGCTGATGTGCTTCGACATGGTCAACAACCTGCCGGAGGTCAACGCGATCCAGAACGGGCTGCGGCGGCAAAGCGGCGGCTACGTGATGGAGGCGGAAAAGCTCGGCCATTCCGAGGACGTCTGCACCTACGTCAAATCCGACATCGGCATGATGGCCAAGGGCAATATCGGCCCGAACGGCAAGCCGCTGCCGGATCCGGACGTGTTGCTGCTGTCCTACACCG belongs to Rhodopseudomonas palustris and includes:
- the badI gene encoding 2-ketocyclohexanecarboxyl-CoA hydrolase, with the translated sequence MQFEDLIYEIRNGVAWIIINRPDKMNAFRGTTCDELIKALYKAGYDKDVGAIVLAGAGDRAFCTGGDQSTHDGNYDGRGTVGLPMEELHTAIRDVPKPVIARVQGYAIGGGNVLATICDLTICSDKAIFGQVGPKMGSVDPGYGTAFLARVVGEKKAREIWYMCKRYSGKEAEAMGLANLCVPHEELDAEVQKWGEELCERSPTALAIAKRSFNMDTAHQAGIAGMGMYALKLYYDTEESREGVKALQEKRKPEFRKYIK
- a CDS encoding MarR family transcriptional regulator, which translates into the protein MMAEKQSSADNAADAKMELANRLFFRLYQCANMLHKTGTRAVEAEGLTTQQWAVLGALSRPAAASGMSIGDLARYLMVSRQNLTGLIGRMERDGHVAVLPDERDRRSRLVTMTKSGRHVWEVLAQPKIRAYYGEVLGDFSINDVTHTLHYLLKILDNMKRLDDGAVGEAATELE
- the bcrC gene encoding benzoyl-CoA reductase subunit C, translating into MLDRPHHTTADIIARCEALFSDLSFTAAREWKAAEPGRIVVGFLPYYAPRELVHAAGGLPLGIFGGGDQLEVIHGDAYYQSYICRIPRSTIELGVSGRLDFVDGMMFPSICDVIRNLSGMWKLMFPSKGARYIDLPHNFDDDLGGEFYVSELRETCEWLSSLTGKPITSDAIRASIAVFNDNRRLVRALYQLRADEPWNVPSSELYLLLRAGMVIPVEEHNQMLTNYLAAVRLQQRPIKDNSRVVICGMFCEQPPLNLIKSIELSGCYIVDDDFILVTRWENSDVALDGDPLRNLARADLHDSKSTPPKYEPDEAKKGLYLVDSVRKNRAEGVIFAMTSFCDPGLLERPMLQAVLKSHGIPQIAFKYAENSGQMQPIREQAGTFADSIKLWSGA
- the aliB gene encoding cyclohexanecarboxyl-CoA dehydrogenase, yielding MNPYLNEDLVALTGQARRFAAEQVAPGFQERDRTRVLDRGLMKAMGEMGFIAPELPEACGGLGMGSLAAGVIHEEIARADLSMSYVNLLASLNGQILSQHGQREIVQPWLTKLIAGDALFAIALTEPRGGSDAANLRLRIERDGDDYIVNGEKTSISAADQADAAVVFGRTGSIESGAHGVTALLIPMDLPGITRNRFDCHGQRAIGRGSLFFENVRVPAAHRLGDENKGFVQVMQGFDFSRALIGLQVLAVARVALEETWAHVAERQAFGKPLSAFQGVSHPLADLDTQVEAARLLCLQALWLKDHGAPHSAEAAMCKWWAPKLAYDVIHQCLLMHGHGGYDRGPMEQRLRDVLGFQIGDGTAQIMKTIIARHRAGRAAVPA
- the badH gene encoding 2-hydroxycyclohexanecarboxyl-CoA dehydrogenase; amino-acid sequence: MARLQNKTAVITGGGGGIGGATCRRFAQDGVKVAVLDLNLDAAEKIAGEIRAAGGTAEAIRCDIADRKSVDTAIATTTDKLGPVDILVNNAGWDIFKPFTKTEPGEWERLIAINLTGALHMHHAVLPGMVERRYGRIVNIASDAARVGSSGEAVYAACKGGLVAFSKTLAREHARHGITVNVVCPGPTDTALLAGVTSGAANPEKLIEAFTKAIPLGRLGKPDDLAGAIAFFGSDDAGFITGQVLSVSGGLTMNG
- the aliA gene encoding cyclohexanecarboxylate-CoA ligase; the protein is MEFDAVLLPPRRAASIAAGLWHDRTINDDLDACVAHCPDKVALTAVRLDGGAVRRFSYRELATLADRVAVGLSRLGIGRGDVVAMQLPNWWQFTVLYLACSRIGAVLNPLMPIFRERELSFMLKHGEAKVLVVPKSFRGFDHEAMARGLQPDLPALRTIVVVDGGGADDFDTLLTTPEWEKEANAAAILSRSRPSPDDITQLIYTSGTTGEPKGVMHSANTLMANIVPYAQRLALRESDVILMASPMAHQTGFMYGLMMPIMLRASAVLQDIWDPAKAAELIRAERVTFTMASTPFLTDLTRVVKESGEPVPSLKTFLCAGAPIPGPLVEQAQAGLGAKIVSAWGMTENGAVTLIKLDDDDKLASTTDGCPLPGVEVKVIDSDGKALPPNQIGRLVVRSCSNFGGYLKRPNWNSTDADDWFDTGDLAYMTADGYIRISGRSKDVIIRGGENIPVVEIEALLYKHPAVAQVAIVAYPDDRLGERACAVVVPKTGASIDFAAMVEFLKAQKLALQYIPERLVVRDAMPATPSGKIQKFRLREMLQQDDL
- a CDS encoding zinc-binding dehydrogenase produces the protein MKAAFMTGHGGNEVIEVGDRPMPQRRPGEVLVRMRAATVNRVDLYMRDSGAGITHSLPQIMGVDGAGVIEEADMPELIGRRVTLYPGIVCGTCEFCRRGEPVLCAKMSLLGEHRDGTMAEYVCVPAGNALPIPDRLDFAQAAALGVNYLTAWRMLFTKAKLQPGETVLVFGVGGGVSLAAMQIAAAAGAHVLATSRSADKLARARALGADAVIDAPADKIPAAVMDLTGGRGADVVIENIGGAMWSAALKSLVRGGRVATCGATIGDQPPADLRRVFIRQLQIFGSTLGNPSELSELIAWCDAGKLTPPIDLRYPLDDIRAAFDHLESGSQFGKIAIDI